GCGACAGCGGCAATCAGCGGGGAACGGCTTGCGACGCCAAGCGTGAGCGGGCAGGAGCAGGTTTTCGGCGCCCGCACGCTCTCGGCCGCGGCGCGCCAGGCGCTGCCCATCGACCGGGAATTCGAGAGCCGACTGCGGAGGAAGGAACGTGAGCGCCTGTCCCCTGTCGGCGCGCGGGCGGGCGGGTTGGGCCTGACCCGCCAGCGCGCCCTTCCGTCGCTCGAGGTGGGAGACCTTCTCGACCTCAGCACGTCCACCGACTGCGAGGCGCCGTCCGTGCGCATCGGGCGCGTCGAATTCGTGGGCGAAAGGTCGATCGTGGTGGCGGACACCTCCAACCCGGGGGACTTCAGCCGGGAGGTCTATGCCCGCTTCGGAGTACTCTACGATACCCTCCTGCACCCCGTCGTCACGAGCCACTTCGGCGAGCCGGCGGGGATGAACGGCGAGACCCGCGTGGTGATCTTCTACACCCGCGCGGTCAACGAGCTGACCCCGGAGGGGAGTGAAGGGTTCGTGGGAGGGTTCTTCTGGGCCGGAGACCTGTTCCCGCGGGAGACCTGCGCCGGCAGCAACGAGCGGGAGATGTTCTATATGCTTGCGCCGGATCCCGAGGGCACCATCAACGGGAACGCTCGCAGCATCGATTTCGTCGAGCAGGTAACCGCCGGCACGATCGCCCATGAGCTTCAGCACCTCATCAATGCCTCCCGACGAATCTTCGTCAACGAGGCGACGGTGTGGGAGGAGCCTTGGCTGAACGAGGGGCTCTCCCACATCGCTGAGGAGGTAGTATTCTACCACGCTTCCGGGCTCACGCCCGAGCGGAACCTGGACTCCTCCGATCTGAGGGCCAGCGAGCGTACGGTCGATGCGGCGAACCGATACGCCCTTGCCAACCTGCTCCGCCTCGACGTCTATCTGCGCGACGTCGAAGCGGAGGGGCCGTTCCAGTCGGATGAGGACCTGGCGACCCGCGGCGCGAGCTGGCACTTCCTGCGCTATGCGCTCGATAGACACGGCGGCGACGTGCAGACTCTGCTCTCCGAGCTGGTGGATTCTCCCACCGCCGGTCTCGAGAACCTCGCCAACGTGTTCGGTGTCGATCCGCGGGATTGGTTCGCGGACAATGCGCTGAGTGTCTTCACGGACGACCACGTGATCGGTGTAGACAGCAGGTATACGCACCCCAGTTGGAACGTCCGCGACGTGCTGAATCTGCTGAACCCCGACGGCTACCAGCTCCAGAGTCGTGAGCTCGGGCCAGACGATGCCATGACGTTGCAGCTCGCCCCGTGGGGGAGCGCGTTCGTCCGGGTGGAGGTGCCTACTGGGGAGGTGGGGAATGTCCAGATCGGAGACGAGGACTCGCCCCTTCCGAGTCGGCTGAGGCTTCAGCTCGTGCGCACTCGCTGACGGCAGGGAGCGAGTGCGAAACGAATATCGCAGGGCGGCTGCACTCGGCCGCGGGATACGCCTATGAGCCGCCCTGCGCGTGGCCGGGGCCGTTCCTCAGAACGAGGACGGAAAGGGGACGTCTGGATTCGCCACATCGTGTCGGAAGCGGAGGCGGGGCGCCCTCTCCAGGAGGTTCTGATCAGGAGTGTGGGGATCTCGCGGCGGATGCTCCAGCGCTTGACGCGCACCGGTGGACTTCTGGTGAACGGACGGGCGTCCTATCTGAAGGGTCCGGTTCGCGCCGGGGACGTCGTGGCCGTTCGCATTGCGGGGGAGGAGGATCCCGGCCTCTCGCCGGTGCCGATGGAGCTGGCGATTGCCTTCGAGGACGAGCATCTGCTGGTCGTGGACAAGCCGGCCGGTCTGCTCGTCCATCCCGTCCGGGTGCAGAGCGAGCCAACTCTGGCGCACGGCATCATCCATCATCTGCTCAGCGGCGGCGTGCGCAGGCGTGTTCGACCTGTCCACCGACTGGACAGAGGAACGTCCGGCCTGCTGCTGGTGGCTAAGCACGCGTTCGCGCATCAGGCGCTCGACCGTCAGCTACGAAAGCGACGACTCAGGCGCGAGTACCTGGCGCTGGTCCACGGGGCCACCCTGCCGAGCGAAGGGGAGATCGACGCGCCCATCGGTCCGCACCCTGAGGACCCGAACCTGAGGGCGGTGGCAGTGAAGGGAGGAGATCCCGCCCTCACCCGCTTCCGCGTGCTCGAGCGCTA
This genomic interval from Longimicrobiaceae bacterium contains the following:
- a CDS encoding Ig-like domain-containing protein, with protein sequence MMQYKPYRILLVGVWTVLAACSDSVGPEPEPTISLSPATRSIEVGESYQASATVDDPSGKLDSTAVVWESLDTAIASVTATGVVSGRKPGKARIVGSVSSASDTIQVEVLQTPASIEIKEVPTLGQGDTVRLEATVIDTEGDEISPPIGWKAMPSSVVRVDSAGLLIAVGVGRAVVTASAGKVSATIAVEVRAASKPVECESGGISMSVGEVRNFEGAGILTLCLSGGAQYVLQAVNADSLGATAAISGERLATPSVSGQEQVFGARTLSAAARQALPIDREFESRLRRKERERLSPVGARAGGLGLTRQRALPSLEVGDLLDLSTSTDCEAPSVRIGRVEFVGERSIVVADTSNPGDFSREVYARFGVLYDTLLHPVVTSHFGEPAGMNGETRVVIFYTRAVNELTPEGSEGFVGGFFWAGDLFPRETCAGSNEREMFYMLAPDPEGTINGNARSIDFVEQVTAGTIAHELQHLINASRRIFVNEATVWEEPWLNEGLSHIAEEVVFYHASGLTPERNLDSSDLRASERTVDAANRYALANLLRLDVYLRDVEAEGPFQSDEDLATRGASWHFLRYALDRHGGDVQTLLSELVDSPTAGLENLANVFGVDPRDWFADNALSVFTDDHVIGVDSRYTHPSWNVRDVLNLLNPDGYQLQSRELGPDDAMTLQLAPWGSAFVRVEVPTGEVGNVQIGDEDSPLPSRLRLQLVRTR
- a CDS encoding RluA family pseudouridine synthase, which gives rise to MSRPARGRGRSSERGRKGDVWIRHIVSEAEAGRPLQEVLIRSVGISRRMLQRLTRTGGLLVNGRASYLKGPVRAGDVVAVRIAGEEDPGLSPVPMELAIAFEDEHLLVVDKPAGLLVHPVRVQSEPTLAHGIIHHLLSGGVRRRVRPVHRLDRGTSGLLLVAKHAFAHQALDRQLRKRRLRREYLALVHGATLPSEGEIDAPIGPHPEDPNLRAVAVKGGDPALTRFRVLERYTDAALLRLQLETGRTHQIRVHLSHLGHPVIGDARYGGRRLPSGRQALHAAYLSFRHPISGNSIELHAPLPRELEDLKRQLREGSAEAESQG